The following coding sequences are from one Candidatus Thermoplasmatota archaeon window:
- the rplX gene encoding 50S ribosomal protein L24, with protein MKSRRPGKQRKILFNAPLHKKRKWLASHLEENLLLKYDRRSVPLIKGDTVRVMRGNYRGHEDKVAKVDVKSGYVEVEGTTITKADGKKIPKLLHASNLLITKLNLADKWRRAKLEKGLPEETKKEIEREAEQQLRDAEEQKRKEEEKKKIEEARQKTLE; from the coding sequence ATGAAATCTAGAAGACCTGGTAAACAAAGAAAGATACTGTTCAATGCACCTCTCCACAAAAAAAGAAAATGGCTGGCATCACACCTAGAAGAAAATCTGCTTCTAAAATATGATAGAAGAAGCGTGCCATTGATAAAAGGGGATACAGTCAGGGTTATGCGAGGAAACTATAGAGGACATGAGGATAAAGTCGCAAAAGTAGATGTTAAATCAGGTTATGTAGAAGTAGAAGGAACCACAATCACAAAAGCCGATGGGAAAAAGATTCCGAAATTACTGCATGCAAGTAATTTGTTGATCACAAAATTAAACCTCGCGGACAAATGGCGAAGAGCAAAACTAGAAAAAGGACTACCCGAGGAGACGAAAAAAGAAATCGAAAGAGAAGCAGAGCAACAACTCAGAGATGCGGAAGAACAAAAAAGAAAAGAAGAAGAGAAAAAAAAGATAGAAGAAGCAAGACAGAAAACCCTAGAAG
- a CDS encoding 50S ribosomal protein L14 yields MKGIAGRTMRGLPVGARLECIDNTGAKVVQIVMTPKLKGTHRRYPKAGVGDMVIISVKKGTMEMRRQLLKAVIVRQKRPFRRSDGTMVQFEDNAAVIVTDTGETKGTMIKGPVAIEAAERYPKIAAISSIIV; encoded by the coding sequence ATGAAAGGTATTGCTGGCAGAACAATGCGGGGGCTACCAGTTGGAGCTAGACTAGAATGTATAGATAATACCGGTGCTAAAGTAGTCCAGATAGTTATGACACCAAAACTGAAGGGGACACATCGCAGGTACCCGAAAGCTGGTGTCGGTGACATGGTTATAATTAGTGTAAAAAAGGGTACTATGGAGATGAGAAGGCAACTGCTGAAAGCTGTTATAGTACGCCAGAAACGACCTTTTAGAAGATCTGATGGCACCATGGTGCAGTTTGAGGATAACGCTGCTGTAATAGTCACAGACACAGGGGAAACCAAGGGAACCATGATCAAAGGACCTGTTGCCATCGAAGCAGCAGAAAGATACCCAAAGATAGCTGCTATATCTTCAATAATAGTGTGA
- a CDS encoding 30S ribosomal protein S17, translating into MANKKKIEKKERDIGLNIKAPTESCNDRNCPFHGTLSVRGQVITGVVASTKMNNSVLVKKEYLHYVPKYERYEKRTSTYPAHCPPCLKVAVGDKVRIVECRPISKTISFVTVEKL; encoded by the coding sequence GTGGCGAATAAGAAAAAAATAGAGAAAAAAGAACGTGACATTGGTTTAAACATAAAGGCTCCTACTGAGAGCTGTAATGATAGGAACTGCCCTTTCCATGGTACTCTATCTGTTAGAGGACAGGTTATAACAGGTGTTGTAGCATCCACTAAAATGAATAACTCTGTACTCGTGAAAAAAGAATATTTACATTATGTTCCAAAATATGAGAGATACGAGAAGAGGACATCAACATATCCTGCGCATTGTCCACCATGTTTGAAAGTTGCGGTTGGGGACAAAGTGAGGATAGTTGAATGCAGACCTATTAGTAAAACAATATCGTTTGTGACTGTAGAAAAATTATGA
- a CDS encoding ribonuclease P protein subunit — protein MDEKTLAREELIGRYVTIRECTDPTLENKSGLIIDETKNTFIIEIENKEKKVSKSIAKFEFEQDGKKIVLNGSKLVFRPEDRIKKVR, from the coding sequence ATGGATGAAAAAACTTTAGCTAGAGAGGAACTCATAGGACGTTATGTAACAATCAGAGAATGCACAGATCCTACTCTAGAAAATAAATCTGGTTTGATAATTGATGAAACAAAAAACACTTTCATAATTGAGATTGAAAATAAAGAAAAAAAAGTTAGTAAAAGTATTGCAAAATTTGAGTTTGAACAAGATGGTAAAAAAATTGTATTGAATGGATCAAAACTGGTATTTAGACCTGAGGATCGTATAAAAAAAGTAAGGTGA
- the yciH gene encoding stress response translation initiation inhibitor YciH, whose amino-acid sequence MSDICEVCGLPKEICVCEDIAREQQKITIVLDKRRYGKMMTVVEGINPNDLDINALISNLKSICACGGTIKEGKIELQGDHRTKVKETLEKMGFVVEIL is encoded by the coding sequence ATGAGTGATATATGTGAAGTATGTGGTCTGCCGAAGGAGATATGTGTCTGCGAGGACATAGCTCGGGAACAACAGAAGATCACCATTGTACTCGACAAACGACGATATGGGAAAATGATGACCGTTGTAGAGGGGATAAACCCAAACGATCTCGACATCAATGCGCTGATAAGCAACCTGAAATCAATATGCGCCTGTGGTGGCACAATAAAAGAAGGAAAAATAGAACTCCAGGGTGACCACAGAACAAAAGTGAAAGAAACATTAGAGAAAATGGGATTTGTCGTTGAAATACTATAG
- the rpmC gene encoding 50S ribosomal protein L29, which yields MVLKAKEIRELSHEQKIEKLEELKRELMHERGVAAMGGSPPSPGKIRQIRMEIAKLLTIMREEGEK from the coding sequence ATGGTGCTTAAGGCTAAAGAGATTAGAGAACTTTCTCATGAACAAAAAATAGAGAAACTAGAGGAATTGAAAAGAGAGCTGATGCATGAGCGTGGAGTAGCTGCAATGGGTGGATCACCGCCTTCTCCAGGTAAAATAAGGCAGATAAGGATGGAGATTGCAAAGCTATTAACGATCATGCGGGAGGAAGGAGAAAAATAA